In the Quercus lobata isolate SW786 chromosome 5, ValleyOak3.0 Primary Assembly, whole genome shotgun sequence genome, one interval contains:
- the LOC115990879 gene encoding receptor-like protein kinase FERONIA codes for MEAISQYISKLFRTSGKRAKQSLLLPEGLCRRFSLAEIKIATNNFDEDSVIGEGAFGKIYKGFIGDCTVSVAVKRKSSTSRQGFEEFGTEILLLCQLRHPNLVNIIGYCIDEKEMILIFELIANGSLMEHFLYRDQDDPLTWKRRLQICIGVARGLHYLHTGVKRTIIHRDVKLSNIKLDEKLEAKLTNFGLSKMGPPSLSKALIRVGSAVKGTVGYLDPAYIRTRQLTDKTDVYGLGVVLFEVLCTKITVDMKLESEQQSLAIWAPKCVEDGTINQMIDPCLIGKIAPECFKIYVNIATSCVREDHMERPTIGEVEAGLEHALEQQKRADAATRKDDSI; via the coding sequence ATGGAAGCTATTTCACAGTATATTTCAAAGTTATTCAGGACTTCCGGGAAGAGAGCAAAACAATCTTTACTTCTTCCAGAGGGATTATGCCGGAGATTTTCACTCGCTGAGATCAAGATAGCTACCAATAACTTCGATGAAGATTCAGTAATTGGTGAGGGAGCTTTTGGCAAAATATATAAGGGATTTATTGGTGACTGTACCGTAAGTGTTGCAGTAAAGCGTAAGAGTTCGACGTCACGACAGGGTTTCGAAGAGTTTGGGACCGAGATACTTCTACTCTGCCAGCTACGCCACCCTAATCTCGTCAATATCATCGGATATTGTATTGACGAAAAGGAGATGATCCTAATCTTCGAGTTAATAGCAAATGGATCCCTCATGGAACACTTCCTCTACCGGGACCAAGATGATCCCCTCACGTGGAAACGAAGGCTACAGATTTGCATTGGAGTGGCGCGTGGACTGCACTACCTTCACACTGGGGTGAAGCGTACTATCATCCACCGTGACGTGAAGTTGAGCAACATTAAGTTGGACGAGAAATTGGAGGCCAAGCTGACGAATTTCGGCTTGTCCAAGATGGGTCCCCCGAGTTTGTCAAAGGCCTTAATAAGGGTGGGTTCTGCAGTGAAGGGTACTGTTGGATACCTGGATCCTGCTTATATTCGAACGAGGCAGCTGACTGATAAAACTGACGTTTACGGTTTGGGTGTGGTACTGTTTGAAGTACTCTGTACGAAAATAACAGTGGACATGAAATTAGAGAGCGAACAACAGAGTCTGGCCATCTGGGCTCCAAAATGTGTAGAAGATGGAACCATTAATCAGATGATTGATCCGTGTCTGATAGGGAAGATAGCTCCAGAGTGTTTCAAGATATACGTGAACATTGCAACATCTTGCGTCCGAGAAGACCATATGGAACGTCCCACAATTGGAGAAGTGGAGGCAGGCCTTGAACACGCACTGGAGCAGCAAAAGCGTGCGGATGCTGCTACGAGGAAGGATGATTCAATATAA